One Lacticaseibacillus rhamnosus genomic window carries:
- a CDS encoding uracil-DNA glycosylase family protein — MNEQANFATKVLTLHQRLASVKMTLPGSYQLVNPYSGEQKHAVDQITAAFYHKYFNDNHKRRLILGSSPARKGTAITGVPFEDAAELQAETGIAVAKFQIKPSSTNFLYDVMQQYGGKRKFYSDFYMSFACPLGLSKISAKGNVINSNYYETNVIKDRLMPFIVASLQEQIKLGVDTSVCYCIGSGENFKVLTSINQTYHFFGSIVPLEHPRYVMQYRFKDRARYIQKYVAALNCK, encoded by the coding sequence ATGAATGAACAAGCGAATTTCGCCACCAAAGTTCTAACCCTTCATCAACGACTGGCAAGCGTCAAAATGACGTTACCTGGTAGCTATCAGTTGGTGAATCCATATAGCGGAGAGCAGAAGCATGCAGTTGACCAGATCACGGCAGCTTTTTATCATAAATATTTTAATGATAATCACAAGCGCCGATTAATTTTGGGGAGCTCGCCAGCGCGAAAAGGCACTGCCATAACGGGGGTTCCCTTTGAAGATGCAGCCGAGTTACAAGCAGAGACAGGTATCGCTGTGGCGAAGTTCCAGATTAAGCCATCGTCAACAAACTTCTTATATGATGTAATGCAGCAATATGGTGGCAAGAGAAAATTTTATAGTGACTTCTACATGAGCTTTGCTTGTCCTTTGGGGTTAAGTAAAATAAGTGCTAAAGGAAACGTGATAAATAGTAATTATTATGAAACTAACGTGATTAAGGATAGACTAATGCCATTCATAGTTGCTTCATTGCAGGAGCAAATCAAATTAGGCGTAGACACCTCAGTTTGTTACTGTATTGGTAGTGGCGAGAATTTTAAGGTGCTAACAAGTATCAATCAGACGTATCATTTCTTTGGTAGCATTGTCCCATTAGAGCACCCACGCTATGTCATGCAGTATCGCTTTAAGGACAGAGCCCGCTATATTCAAAAATACGTTGCTGCCTTAAATTGTAAATAA
- a CDS encoding SGNH/GDSL hydrolase family protein, protein MRTLKNFFISCGVLLLACLLAFGGWQLFGPVSSPSEVKVVANTPKHLQLTALGDSLTYGVGDATNNGGFVGLTKGELEATGQYQVTTKNYGVSGNTSGQILTRVNKQPKIRADLKRANIITVTAGGNDLMHVLQKHFLTLSEKQVTAGSVAFQKRLATLLTTIRKENPTAPIYVFGIYNPFYVYFPKMTAMTNSVKAWNQATQKTLQQFDRTYYVDIDSVLSNGETAANKASAKEALKEATSGDGNPLIFSQDHFHPNNAGYGQMTKQLMKQMKATKKAWE, encoded by the coding sequence ATGCGTACATTAAAAAATTTCTTTATTTCCTGCGGTGTCTTGCTGCTCGCTTGTCTGCTCGCGTTTGGTGGATGGCAATTATTCGGACCGGTCAGTTCACCAAGTGAAGTGAAAGTCGTTGCCAACACCCCCAAACATTTGCAGTTGACGGCACTCGGCGATTCATTGACTTATGGCGTTGGAGATGCGACTAATAATGGTGGTTTTGTCGGACTGACTAAAGGTGAGCTGGAGGCAACCGGGCAATATCAAGTCACCACGAAGAACTATGGCGTCAGTGGCAATACCAGTGGGCAGATTCTCACTCGCGTCAATAAGCAGCCTAAAATCCGGGCAGACTTAAAACGGGCCAATATTATTACGGTGACAGCCGGGGGCAATGATTTAATGCACGTCTTGCAAAAGCATTTTTTGACGTTGTCGGAAAAGCAGGTGACGGCTGGTAGTGTTGCATTTCAAAAACGGCTGGCAACATTACTGACAACGATTCGCAAAGAAAATCCAACTGCACCCATTTATGTTTTTGGCATCTATAACCCATTTTATGTTTATTTCCCGAAGATGACGGCGATGACGAATAGTGTGAAGGCCTGGAACCAAGCAACGCAAAAGACCTTGCAGCAATTTGATCGCACGTATTATGTGGATATCGACAGTGTGTTATCTAATGGCGAAACAGCAGCAAATAAGGCTTCCGCTAAAGAAGCGCTTAAAGAAGCGACTTCCGGTGATGGCAATCCGCTGATTTTTTCACAGGATCATTTTCACCCTAATAATGCCGGTTATGGGCAGATGACAAAACAGCTCATGAAGCAAATGAAAGCAACCAAGAAAGCGTGGGAGTAA
- a CDS encoding thymidylate synthase, which yields MLEQPYLDLAKKVLDEGHFKPDRTHTGTYSIFGHQMRFDLSKGFPLLTTKKVPFGLIKSELLWFLHGDTNIRFLLQHRNHIWDEWAFEKWVKSDEYHGPDMTDFGHRSQKDPEFAAVYHEEMAKFDDRVLHDDAFAAKYGDLGLVYGSQWRAWHTSKGDTIDQLGDVIEQIKTHPYSRRLIVSAWNPEDVPTMALPPCHTLYQFYVNDGKLSLQLYQRSADIFLGVPFNIASYALLTHLVAHECGLEVGEFIHTFGDAHLYVNHLDQIKEQLSRTPRPAPTLQLNPDKHDIFDFDMKDIKLLNYDPYPAIKAPVAV from the coding sequence ATGTTAGAACAGCCATATCTTGATCTTGCAAAAAAAGTTCTGGATGAAGGCCATTTCAAGCCTGATCGGACCCATACAGGAACTTACAGTATTTTCGGCCACCAAATGCGTTTCGACCTTAGCAAGGGCTTTCCATTACTGACGACCAAAAAAGTACCATTCGGCCTTATTAAGAGTGAGTTGTTGTGGTTTTTACACGGTGATACCAACATTCGGTTCTTACTCCAACACAGGAATCACATTTGGGATGAGTGGGCGTTTGAAAAATGGGTGAAGAGTGATGAATATCACGGCCCGGACATGACTGATTTTGGGCATCGCAGCCAAAAGGATCCGGAATTCGCGGCAGTTTATCATGAAGAAATGGCTAAATTCGATGACCGGGTGCTTCATGATGATGCTTTTGCAGCCAAATATGGTGATCTTGGCTTGGTTTATGGATCCCAATGGCGGGCCTGGCATACGAGCAAGGGTGACACGATCGACCAGTTGGGGGACGTTATTGAGCAAATCAAAACGCATCCCTATTCACGACGGCTCATCGTGTCGGCGTGGAATCCGGAAGATGTCCCGACAATGGCGCTACCGCCTTGTCACACGCTCTATCAGTTTTATGTCAATGATGGCAAGCTGTCTTTGCAGTTGTACCAACGTTCGGCTGACATTTTTCTTGGCGTCCCGTTTAATATCGCGTCCTATGCGTTGTTAACGCATCTGGTCGCGCATGAATGTGGCCTTGAAGTTGGCGAATTCATTCATACATTCGGCGATGCGCATCTTTACGTCAATCATCTTGACCAAATTAAAGAGCAGCTCAGTCGCACGCCGCGGCCGGCACCGACTTTACAGTTGAATCCGGATAAACATGATATTTTCGACTTTGACATGAAGGATATTAAGTTGCTTAATTACGATCCTTATCCGGCCATTAAGGCACCGGTTGCCGTTTAA
- a CDS encoding YozE family protein, whose translation MHRTFYEYLMTLRNPNDHSEVAEFAKNAFLDQSFPKHEKDYHRLSDYLELNGNYLPTMAIFDETYRDYEASESTGGDSYQ comes from the coding sequence ATGCATCGGACTTTTTACGAGTATCTTATGACGCTGCGTAACCCCAATGACCACAGCGAGGTAGCGGAATTTGCCAAAAATGCTTTCCTGGATCAAAGCTTTCCGAAACATGAAAAAGATTATCATCGGTTAAGTGATTATTTAGAACTCAACGGTAATTATTTACCGACGATGGCCATTTTTGACGAAACGTACCGTGATTACGAAGCCAGTGAAAGCACAGGAGGCGATTCATATCAATAA
- a CDS encoding ribonuclease HII translates to MPTLSEYKALLQADHVDPAVLMALEQDSRIGAGKLLAAYQRRQDHQAAEAVALRYRSRYERKLWTMYSHVAGLDEVGRGPLAGPVVTAAVILPHQFKWPVNDSKQLTAHERDVLYPHILTEAIAVGIGVADNHEIDRENIYHATELAMAQAVSHLRVAPEFLLVDAMHVPVNLPQERLIKGDANSISIAAASIVAKVIRDRLMVMYDQVYPGYDFKDNMGYGTKAHLAGLAAHGVTPIHRRSFGPVRHCLKS, encoded by the coding sequence ATGCCGACGCTGAGTGAATATAAAGCTCTTTTACAAGCTGATCATGTTGATCCCGCGGTTTTAATGGCACTGGAGCAGGATAGTCGGATTGGGGCGGGGAAACTCTTGGCGGCTTATCAACGCCGACAGGACCATCAAGCAGCAGAAGCGGTTGCCTTACGATATCGTAGTAGATATGAGCGTAAGTTATGGACAATGTATTCCCATGTTGCTGGGTTAGACGAAGTAGGGCGCGGACCGCTTGCTGGCCCAGTTGTCACCGCCGCCGTTATCTTGCCGCATCAGTTTAAATGGCCGGTGAACGATTCTAAGCAGCTGACAGCGCATGAACGAGATGTCTTGTATCCGCATATTTTGACGGAAGCCATTGCGGTTGGCATCGGGGTGGCAGATAATCACGAAATTGATCGGGAAAATATTTACCATGCGACGGAGCTAGCGATGGCACAAGCAGTTTCGCATTTGCGGGTTGCCCCAGAGTTTTTACTGGTTGACGCCATGCATGTCCCCGTTAATTTGCCGCAAGAACGGCTCATCAAAGGGGATGCCAATAGTATCAGCATTGCGGCGGCAAGTATTGTCGCCAAAGTCATTCGGGATCGCTTAATGGTGATGTACGATCAGGTTTACCCGGGCTATGATTTTAAAGACAACATGGGTTATGGTACGAAAGCACACTTAGCCGGATTAGCTGCACATGGGGTGACGCCGATTCACCGGCGCAGTTTTGGCCCCGTAAGACATTGTCTGAAATCCTAG
- the ylqF gene encoding ribosome biogenesis GTPase YlqF — translation MLAIQWFPGHMAKARKQVQEKIKQVDLILEVVDARTPESSRNPMLDELVGDKPRIIILNKQDLADPVLTNEWVRYYQTQGFAAIAIDAQHAKRLQQIPQAAAKLMAEKIARKKARGIRNPMIKAMCIGIPNVGKSTVLNRLVRKNIAVTGNKPGVTKNQQWLKASDNFQLLDTPGILWPKFASQTIGMRLAFTGAIADAVFQEDVVGLYGLTYFMAHYPEALKKAYHLTDTDLQAAPHEVLVKLTKTQGFGEEFNRMAERLIFDARQGKLGRFTLEKPGELDADAE, via the coding sequence ATTTTGGCAATTCAATGGTTCCCCGGTCATATGGCCAAGGCCCGTAAGCAAGTACAGGAAAAAATTAAACAAGTTGATCTGATTCTTGAAGTCGTTGATGCTCGAACGCCTGAATCGTCACGTAATCCGATGTTAGATGAATTGGTGGGTGATAAACCGCGGATTATCATTTTAAACAAGCAGGACTTGGCTGATCCTGTACTGACGAATGAATGGGTTCGGTATTATCAAACACAAGGCTTTGCTGCGATTGCGATTGATGCACAACATGCTAAGCGGCTACAGCAGATCCCCCAAGCGGCCGCGAAGTTAATGGCGGAAAAGATTGCGCGGAAAAAAGCCCGCGGAATTCGCAATCCCATGATTAAGGCAATGTGTATTGGTATTCCTAACGTTGGGAAATCAACGGTTTTGAATCGGTTGGTTCGAAAAAATATCGCGGTGACCGGCAACAAGCCCGGGGTAACCAAGAATCAACAATGGCTAAAAGCGAGCGACAACTTTCAATTACTTGATACGCCCGGAATTCTTTGGCCAAAGTTTGCCTCCCAGACAATCGGGATGCGCTTGGCATTCACGGGAGCAATTGCCGATGCTGTTTTCCAGGAGGATGTGGTTGGTTTGTATGGACTGACCTATTTTATGGCGCACTATCCGGAGGCGTTGAAAAAAGCATATCATCTGACTGACACGGATCTGCAGGCTGCACCGCATGAAGTACTGGTAAAACTAACGAAAACGCAAGGATTTGGTGAGGAATTTAATCGGATGGCGGAACGGCTGATTTTCGATGCGCGCCAAGGGAAGTTAGGTCGATTTACGTTAGAGAAACCGGGTGAATTAGATGCCGACGCTGAGTGA
- a CDS encoding dihydrofolate reductase produces the protein MTAFLWAQDRDGLIGKDGHLPWHLPDDLHYFRAQTVGKIMVVGRRTYESFPKRPLPERTNVVLTHQEDYQAQGAVVVHDVAAVFAYAKQHPDQELVIAGGAQIFTAFKDDVDTLLVTRLAGSFEGDTKMIPLNWDDFTKVSSRTVEDTNPALTHTYEVWQKKA, from the coding sequence ATGACCGCATTTTTATGGGCACAGGATCGCGATGGCTTAATTGGCAAAGATGGTCATTTGCCATGGCATTTACCGGATGATTTACATTATTTCCGGGCGCAGACAGTTGGTAAGATCATGGTCGTTGGTCGGCGCACCTATGAAAGTTTTCCTAAACGTCCTTTACCTGAGCGAACCAATGTTGTTTTGACCCATCAGGAAGACTATCAAGCGCAAGGTGCCGTGGTCGTGCATGATGTTGCGGCGGTTTTTGCTTATGCTAAGCAGCATCCCGATCAGGAACTGGTCATTGCTGGCGGTGCACAGATCTTTACGGCGTTTAAAGATGATGTCGATACGTTACTGGTAACACGTTTGGCTGGCAGTTTTGAAGGCGATACGAAAATGATTCCATTAAACTGGGATGATTTTACCAAAGTCTCCAGCCGCACCGTTGAAGATACCAATCCGGCGCTGACGCACACTTATGAGGTTTGGCAAAAGAAGGCTTAA
- the trhA gene encoding PAQR family membrane homeostasis protein TrhA codes for MRVSKSSHYEFNNEMFSAITHAFALGLAVTGTIALGIKGVNSGSQVELFSLLGFGVSLMLLYTASTAFHGFYFSKARHVLQVLDHSGVFILIAGSYLPYCLVAIGGKLGIGLLIAIWALCLGGIAYKLFFLNRFKHLETMIYVVLGWLCLVGMVPLWHHLGPVGFWLLVAGGVAYTGGAMLYLQKGIPYIHVIWHLFVILGSLCMYLSIYFYL; via the coding sequence ATGCGCGTGTCAAAATCAAGTCATTATGAATTTAACAATGAAATGTTTAGCGCCATCACCCATGCGTTTGCACTTGGCTTAGCCGTAACCGGCACCATTGCGTTAGGCATTAAAGGCGTCAATAGCGGCAGTCAAGTTGAACTTTTCAGTCTTCTCGGTTTTGGCGTTTCGCTCATGTTGCTTTACACCGCCTCGACTGCTTTTCATGGTTTTTATTTTAGCAAGGCGCGCCATGTTTTGCAGGTACTTGATCATTCAGGTGTCTTCATTCTGATTGCCGGTTCTTACCTGCCATATTGTTTGGTCGCTATTGGCGGGAAACTTGGCATTGGTCTGCTAATCGCCATCTGGGCATTGTGTCTCGGCGGCATTGCCTACAAACTTTTCTTTCTGAATCGCTTCAAGCATCTGGAAACGATGATCTACGTTGTCCTCGGCTGGCTTTGCTTAGTCGGCATGGTTCCATTGTGGCATCATTTGGGCCCAGTCGGTTTTTGGTTGCTAGTCGCCGGTGGTGTGGCTTATACAGGCGGGGCGATGCTTTATCTGCAAAAAGGCATCCCCTACATCCACGTTATCTGGCACCTCTTTGTGATTCTCGGCAGCCTGTGCATGTACTTATCTATTTATTTCTATCTGTAA
- a CDS encoding S41 family peptidase has translation MWAVIVLFLVALGGGAAGGYALSYQQAQQSVLKTGVPKALAPVISAYETVTNNYYKQVSTTKLTDGAIKGMLSSLDDPYSVYLQNNDKTNLDDTISASFGGIGATIQQDHNNLSIASILPGTPAKKAGMKVGDVLLKVNGKDVSKETVTQAVAKIRGKIGTTVAVTVKRGSKQATFSMKRKKITVDTVTGKLAPANKQVGVITISTFSEPTVKQFKATVKKLRKEGAKSFILDLRQNPGGMMTAALSISSMFSKNGQTVMQIEDRNGAKEVYKAGKKLDGGFKVTEKTAVLIDGNSASASEITAAALHQNSQIPLVGEKSFGKGTVQNVGEMSSNKELKLTVAKWLTPDGTWINHKGLTPDVKVAYPAAAKITLINATQLKPGDKGSDVKSLQQMLKALKIGSATVNGQYDDATQAAVKSFQEANKLDASGTADQDTLAALAQKLSDQLTKDDPMVAAAIKEVTK, from the coding sequence TTGTGGGCGGTCATTGTTTTATTCCTAGTTGCGCTTGGTGGCGGTGCGGCAGGTGGTTATGCCCTGTCATATCAGCAAGCACAACAGTCTGTCCTTAAAACCGGAGTTCCCAAAGCCTTAGCACCGGTGATTTCGGCTTATGAAACGGTTACGAATAATTATTATAAACAGGTCAGCACAACCAAACTGACTGATGGCGCGATCAAGGGCATGTTAAGTTCCCTTGATGACCCATATTCGGTTTATTTGCAAAACAATGACAAAACCAATTTAGACGACACCATTTCTGCTTCATTTGGCGGGATTGGTGCAACCATTCAGCAGGATCACAACAACCTTTCTATTGCCAGCATTCTACCGGGAACACCGGCGAAAAAAGCAGGTATGAAGGTCGGCGATGTGCTGCTTAAAGTGAATGGTAAGGATGTGTCTAAAGAGACTGTTACCCAAGCAGTTGCCAAAATCCGTGGCAAAATCGGCACCACAGTAGCAGTGACCGTTAAACGCGGCAGCAAGCAGGCCACCTTCTCCATGAAACGGAAAAAGATTACCGTTGACACGGTGACTGGGAAACTTGCGCCTGCGAATAAACAGGTTGGGGTCATTACGATTTCGACCTTCAGCGAACCGACTGTTAAGCAATTCAAAGCGACTGTTAAGAAATTACGCAAAGAAGGCGCTAAATCCTTTATCCTGGACTTACGGCAAAATCCGGGTGGGATGATGACGGCTGCTTTGTCAATCAGCTCGATGTTCTCCAAAAACGGTCAGACCGTCATGCAGATTGAAGATCGCAATGGTGCAAAGGAAGTCTATAAAGCAGGCAAAAAGCTTGATGGCGGCTTCAAAGTGACTGAAAAAACCGCGGTGCTTATTGATGGTAATTCCGCCTCTGCCAGTGAAATCACCGCAGCAGCATTGCACCAGAACAGTCAAATTCCGCTAGTTGGCGAAAAGAGTTTTGGTAAAGGAACCGTTCAAAATGTCGGCGAGATGAGCAGCAACAAAGAACTCAAGCTGACCGTTGCCAAATGGTTAACGCCAGATGGCACCTGGATCAACCACAAAGGCCTAACGCCTGATGTGAAAGTTGCTTACCCCGCAGCAGCCAAAATAACGTTAATCAATGCAACCCAACTCAAACCCGGTGACAAGGGCAGTGATGTGAAATCGCTGCAACAGATGCTAAAAGCCTTAAAGATCGGCTCAGCTACGGTCAACGGTCAATACGATGATGCGACCCAGGCCGCTGTTAAATCCTTCCAGGAGGCCAACAAGCTGGACGCAAGCGGTACTGCCGATCAGGACACCTTAGCCGCACTGGCACAAAAGCTCAGTGATCAGTTAACGAAGGATGATCCGATGGTAGCGGCTGCTATCAAGGAAGTTACGAAATAG
- the msrA gene encoding peptide-methionine (S)-S-oxide reductase MsrA produces the protein MKKETAIFAGGCFWCMVEPFEEQPGILNVVSGYTGGHVANPTYEQVSSHTTGHTEAVEITFDADVIDYPSLLNIYWQQTDPTDAMGQFQDRGDNYRPVIFVKDEAQRQAAEASKAALEASGRFSDPIVTKIESAKPFYPAEPEHQQFYAKNPRRYAMEHAQRQAFIDKNWKD, from the coding sequence ATGAAAAAAGAAACGGCTATTTTTGCAGGCGGCTGCTTTTGGTGCATGGTTGAGCCTTTCGAGGAGCAACCCGGGATTTTGAATGTGGTTTCCGGTTATACCGGTGGCCATGTTGCCAATCCTACCTATGAACAGGTTTCTTCGCATACCACGGGTCACACGGAAGCCGTGGAAATCACGTTTGATGCGGATGTGATTGATTATCCGTCACTTTTGAATATTTACTGGCAACAAACCGATCCAACCGATGCAATGGGGCAATTTCAGGATCGCGGCGATAACTATCGACCGGTTATTTTCGTCAAGGATGAGGCACAACGACAGGCTGCTGAAGCTTCAAAAGCGGCGTTGGAAGCTAGTGGTCGGTTTTCTGATCCGATTGTGACTAAAATCGAGTCAGCGAAGCCATTTTATCCTGCCGAACCGGAGCACCAGCAATTTTATGCCAAGAATCCGCGGCGTTATGCAATGGAGCATGCGCAGCGGCAGGCGTTTATCGACAAAAACTGGAAGGACTAA
- a CDS encoding IS30 family transposase, giving the protein MTHSQTNTHKHYQQLSFSDRATIQALQAAGDTATVIAQKLHRSKATISREITRGSVTQLDSKRHSHQVYLAETAQAMHDRKRDRTGHYAFLKTGRAFFKALARELTRKPRVHSVDSFVHFYRDQGKACPSTTTVYRYIDAGLLELDNMTLPKKLRRRIKGYKNAHKRKNKKIYGDSIELRPAAVNDRTGVGHWEGDLVKGIRLADEPALMTLTERYSRTEIIVKIPDYHAGTCLKALQDTIDDYGAKEFESITFDNGSEFAKLSEIVGTQIYFAHPYSPWERGTNENANGLLREFFPKGKSLRAVTLVEIQAVQSALNHRPRRILNYLRPCDYYRCMA; this is encoded by the coding sequence ATGACCCACTCTCAGACTAACACCCACAAGCATTACCAACAACTCAGTTTTAGCGACCGTGCTACAATTCAGGCCCTTCAGGCTGCTGGTGACACCGCGACCGTGATTGCACAGAAGCTTCATCGCAGTAAAGCGACAATCTCACGAGAAATCACGCGTGGATCTGTAACTCAGCTCGACTCGAAGCGTCACTCGCATCAAGTCTATCTTGCGGAAACTGCCCAAGCCATGCACGACCGTAAACGCGATAGAACCGGTCACTACGCCTTTCTTAAGACCGGCCGTGCGTTCTTCAAGGCTCTCGCCAGGGAGCTTACTCGTAAGCCGCGCGTACACAGCGTTGATAGCTTCGTACACTTCTATCGCGACCAGGGCAAGGCTTGCCCTTCAACGACAACTGTGTATCGCTACATCGACGCCGGGCTGCTTGAGCTAGACAACATGACACTTCCCAAGAAGCTCCGACGCCGCATCAAAGGCTATAAGAACGCCCACAAGCGCAAGAATAAGAAGATATACGGCGACTCAATCGAGTTGCGTCCTGCGGCCGTGAATGACCGCACAGGCGTGGGACATTGGGAAGGCGACTTGGTCAAAGGTATTCGCTTAGCTGATGAGCCAGCATTAATGACGCTCACAGAACGGTACAGCCGGACTGAGATCATCGTCAAGATTCCTGACTATCATGCGGGCACCTGCCTTAAAGCCTTGCAGGACACGATCGACGACTACGGGGCCAAGGAATTTGAGAGTATCACTTTTGACAATGGTTCCGAGTTTGCCAAGTTATCAGAGATTGTTGGAACCCAGATTTACTTCGCACATCCGTACTCGCCTTGGGAGCGTGGCACAAACGAGAACGCCAATGGACTGCTTAGGGAATTCTTCCCGAAAGGGAAGTCTCTCAGAGCAGTTACCCTGGTTGAAATTCAAGCAGTCCAATCCGCACTGAACCATCGTCCCAGACGTATTCTGAACTATCTTCGCCCATGCGATTACTACCGATGCATGGCGTAA
- a CDS encoding YpmS family protein — protein sequence MQAKKRSLQRNAAKQKAVRTGINWWKWLFLILVGLLLGTGIWFTKTALMPVKINSAPQTAMTSNDPVFTVKVTKNSANRIMAHYLKSYLKDSKIKYAVTLGTNEAALSGSFKFLGNAVKFQLTFDPLVLKNGDVLLKAKNLNIGALPVPISFVMSYIGNSYKIPKWVSLDSKAGTVVLKLSQFKLQNGMTLKANKLDLTNDDLEFAVYLPDEE from the coding sequence ATGCAGGCAAAGAAACGATCGCTTCAAAGAAATGCGGCTAAACAAAAGGCGGTGAGAACCGGAATTAATTGGTGGAAATGGTTATTCCTTATTTTGGTCGGGCTATTGCTTGGAACCGGGATCTGGTTTACGAAGACCGCACTGATGCCAGTCAAGATCAACTCGGCTCCCCAAACGGCCATGACATCCAACGACCCGGTATTTACCGTCAAAGTCACCAAAAATAGCGCCAATCGAATTATGGCGCATTATCTGAAATCATATCTGAAGGACAGCAAGATCAAATATGCCGTCACTTTGGGAACCAATGAAGCAGCGTTAAGCGGATCGTTCAAATTTCTAGGGAATGCCGTTAAGTTCCAGTTAACATTTGATCCGCTTGTGTTGAAAAATGGTGACGTTTTGCTTAAAGCCAAGAATCTGAATATCGGCGCATTGCCAGTACCAATCAGTTTTGTCATGAGCTATATTGGCAACAGTTATAAAATTCCAAAGTGGGTCAGTCTAGATAGTAAGGCTGGTACGGTTGTGCTAAAATTGAGCCAATTTAAACTCCAAAATGGCATGACCCTTAAGGCAAACAAGTTGGATCTGACCAATGATGATCTTGAATTTGCGGTTTACTTGCCTGATGAAGAGTGA
- a CDS encoding DegV family protein, producing the protein MANIKIVTDSSVQLTPEEISQHNITVVPLTIMIDNTVYIDGETITREDFMDEMAAAQNLPKTSQPAIGTFTDVFDKLTADGSQVLSIHMTETISGTVNSARQAAQLAKGDVTVIDSQFTDRSMAFQVLAAAEIAEAGKDMPTILDKLKQIRDHTILVLGVTNLDNLVKGGRLSRVSGLISSFLNIKVVLQMEHGELKALRKGRGMKTINNFVTETISKMAKLTDIQSIGVSTAGAKEIGEDIGRRLAEVLPNVPILVRPTDPVIATHTGPGAFAITYYTD; encoded by the coding sequence ATGGCAAATATCAAGATCGTCACGGATTCTTCCGTTCAGCTGACTCCAGAAGAAATCAGCCAACACAATATTACGGTTGTTCCGTTGACCATTATGATTGACAATACGGTTTATATTGATGGTGAAACCATTACGCGGGAAGACTTTATGGACGAGATGGCAGCAGCGCAAAATCTGCCGAAGACCTCGCAACCGGCGATCGGTACGTTTACCGATGTTTTTGATAAACTAACGGCAGACGGCAGCCAAGTATTGTCCATTCACATGACAGAAACCATCAGTGGCACGGTAAATTCGGCGCGACAGGCGGCTCAGCTGGCAAAAGGCGATGTGACCGTCATTGATTCGCAATTTACCGATCGCTCAATGGCATTTCAGGTGTTGGCAGCCGCAGAAATAGCCGAGGCAGGTAAAGACATGCCAACGATTCTTGATAAGCTCAAGCAAATTCGTGACCATACTATCTTAGTGTTGGGCGTGACTAACTTAGATAATTTAGTCAAAGGCGGCCGGCTCAGTCGCGTTTCTGGCTTAATTTCGTCATTCTTGAATATTAAAGTTGTTTTGCAAATGGAACATGGCGAACTGAAGGCCTTGCGTAAAGGACGCGGCATGAAGACGATTAATAATTTCGTGACCGAAACTATCAGCAAAATGGCCAAGCTGACCGATATTCAAAGTATTGGCGTATCAACGGCAGGTGCTAAAGAAATCGGTGAAGATATCGGGCGGCGCTTAGCAGAAGTCTTGCCCAACGTCCCGATTCTGGTTCGCCCAACCGATCCGGTCATCGCAACACATACCGGACCCGGTGCCTTTGCCATCACTTATTACACTGATTAA